One stretch of Bombina bombina isolate aBomBom1 chromosome 7, aBomBom1.pri, whole genome shotgun sequence DNA includes these proteins:
- the LOC128636462 gene encoding uncharacterized protein LOC128636462, whose product MPLSPSHTSLCHPALTHTSLCHLALTYTSLCHPALAHTSLCHPALTHTSLCHSALTHTSLCHPALTHTSLSPSPHSYIPLSPCPHPYIPLSPSPHSYIPLSPSPHSYIPLSPSPRPYIPLSPCPHSYIPLSPSPHSYIPLSPSPHSYIPLSPSPHSYIPLSPCPHSYIPLSPSPHSYIPLSPSPHPYIPLSPSPHPYIPLSPSPHSYIPLSPSPHSYIPLSPSPHSYIPLSPSPHPYIPLSPSPHSYIPLSPSPHSYIPLSPSPHPYIPLSPSPHPYIPLSPSPHPYIPLSPSPHSYIPLSPCPHPYIPLSPSPHSYIPLSPSPHPYIPLSPSPHSYIPLSPSPHSYIPLSPSPHPYIPLSPSPHPYIPLSPSPHSYIPLSPSPHPYIPLSPSPHSYIPLSPSPHSYIPLSPSPHSYIPLSPSPRPYIPLSPCPHSYIPLSPSPHSYIPLSPSPHSYIPLSPSPHSYIPLSPCPHSYIPLSPSPHSYIPLSPSPHPYIPLSPSPHPYIPLSPSPHSYIPLSPSPHSYIPLSPSPHSYIPLSPSPHSYIPLSPSPHSYIPLSPSPHPYIPLSPSPHPYIPLSPSPHPYIPLSPSPHSYIPLSPCPHPYIPLSPSPHSYIPLSPSPHPYIPLSPSPHSYIPLSPSPHSYIPLSPSPHPYIPLSPSPHPYIPLSPSPHSYIPLSPSPHSYIPLSPSPHSYIPLSPSPHPYIPLSPSPHPYIPLSPSPHSYIPLSPSPHPYIPLSPSPHPYIPLSPSPHPYIPLSPSPHSYIPLSPSPHSYIPLSPSPHPYIPLSPSPHSYIPLSPSPHSYIPLSPSPHPYIPLSPSPHSYIPLSPSPHSYIPLSPSPHSYIPLSPSPHPYIPLSPSPHPYIPLSPSPHSYIPLSPSPHLYIPLSPSPHPYIPLSPSPHSYIPLSPCPHPYIPLSPSPHPYIPLSPSS is encoded by the coding sequence ATGCCTCTGTCACCCAGCCATACATCCCTCTGTCACCCTGCCCTCACCCATACATCCCTCTGTCACCTAGCCCTCACCTATACATCCCTCTGTCACCCAGCCCTCGCCCATACATCCCTCTGTCACCCTGCCCTCACTCATACATCCCTCTGTCACTCTGCCCTCACTCATACATCCCTCTGTCACCCAGCCCTCACTCATACATCCCTGTCACCCAGCCCTCACTCATACATCCCTCTGTCACCCTGCCCTCACCCATACATTCCTCTGTCACCCAGCCCTCACTCATACATCCCTCTGTCACCCAGCCCTCACTCATACATCCCTCTGTCACCTAGCCCTCGTCCATACATCCCTCTGTCACCCTGCCCTCACTCATACATCCCTCTGTCACCCAGCCCTCACTCATACATCCCTCTGTCACCTAGCCCTCACTCATACATCCCTCTGTCACCCAGCCCTCACTCATACATCCCTCTGTCACCCTGCCCTCACTCATACATCCCTCTGTCACCCAGCCCTCACTCATACATCCCTCTGTCACCCAGCCCTCACCCATACATCCCTCTGTCACCCAGCCCTCACCCATACATCCCTCTGTCACCCAGCCCTCACTCATACATCCCTCTGTCACCCAGCCCTCACTCATACATCCCTCTGTCACCCAGTCCTCACTCATACATCCCTCTGTCACCCAGCCCTCACCCATACATCCCTCTGTCACCCAGCCCTCACTCATACATCCCTCTGTCACCCAGCCCTCACTCATACATCCCTCTGTCACCCAGCCCTCACCCATACATTCCTCTGTCACCCAGCCCTCACCCATACATCCCTCTGTCACCCAGCCCTCACCCATACATCCCTCTGTCACCCAGCCCTCACTCATACATCCCTCTGTCACCCTGTCCTCACCCATACATCCCTCTGTCACCCAGCCCTCACTCATACATCCCTCTGTCACCCAGCCCTCACCCATACATCCCTCTGTCACCCAGCCCTCACTCATACATCCCTCTGTCACCCAGCCCTCACTCATACATCCCTCTGTCACCCAGCCCTCACCCATACATCCCTCTGTCACCCAGCCCTCACCCATACATCCCTCTGTCACCCAGCCCTCACTCATACATCCCTCTGTCACCCAGCCCTCACCCATACATCCCTCTGTCACCCAGCCCTCACTCATACATCCCTCTGTCACCCAGCCCTCACTCATACATCCCTCTGTCACCCAGCCCTCACTCATACATCCCTCTGTCACCTAGCCCTCGTCCATACATCCCTCTGTCACCCTGCCCTCACTCATACATCCCTCTGTCACCCAGCCCTCACTCATACATCCCTCTGTCACCTAGCCCTCACTCATACATCCCTCTGTCACCCAGCCCTCACTCATACATCCCTCTGTCACCCTGCCCTCACTCATACATCCCTCTGTCACCCAGCCCTCACTCATACATCCCTCTGTCACCCAGCCCTCACCCATACATCCCTCTGTCACCCAGCCCTCACCCATACATCCCTCTGTCACCCAGCCCTCACTCATACATCCCTCTGTCACCCAGCCCTCACTCATACATCCCTCTGTCACCCAGTCCTCACTCATACATCCCTCTGTCACCCAGCCCTCACTCATACATCCCTCTGTCACCCAGCCCTCACTCATACATCCCTCTGTCACCCAGCCCTCACCCATACATTCCTCTGTCACCCAGCCCTCACCCATACATCCCTCTGTCACCCAGCCCTCACCCATACATCCCTCTGTCACCCAGCCCTCACTCATACATCCCTCTGTCACCCTGTCCTCACCCATACATCCCTCTGTCACCCAGCCCTCACTCATACATCCCTCTGTCACCCAGCCCTCACCCATACATCCCTCTGTCACCCAGCCCTCACTCATACATCCCTCTGTCACCCAGCCCTCACTCATACATCCCTCTGTCACCCAGCCCTCACCCATACATCCCTCTGTCACCCAGCCCTCACCCATACATCCCTCTGTCACCCAGCCCTCACTCATACATCCCTCTGTCACCCAGCCCTCACTCATACATCCCTCTGTCACCCAGCCCTCACTCATACATCCCTCTGTCACCCAGCCCTCACCCATACATCCCTCTGTCACCCAGCCCTCACCCATACATCCCTCTGTCACCCAGCCCTCACTCATACATCCCTCTGTCACCCAGCCCTCACCCATACATCCCTCTGTCACCCAGCCCTCACCCATACATCCCTCTGTCACCCAGCCCTCACCCATACATCCCTCTGTCACCCAGCCCTCACTCATACATCCCTCTGTCACCCAGCCCTCACTCATACATCCCTCTGTCACCCAGCCCTCACCCATACATCCCTCTGTCACCCAGCCCTCACTCATACATCCCTCTGTCACCCAGCCCTCACTCATACATCCCTCTGTCACCCAGCCCTCACCCATACATCCCTCTGTCACCCAGCCCTCACTCATACATCCCTCTGTCACCCAGCCCTCACTCATACATCCCTCTGTCACCCAGCCCTCACTCATACATCCCTCTGTCACCCAGTCCTCACCCATACATCCCTCTGTCACCCAGCCCTCACCCATACATCCCTCTGTCACCCAGCCCTCACTCATACATCCCTCTGTCACCCAGCCCTCACCTATACATCCCTCTGTCACCCAGCCCTCACCCATACATCCCTCTGTCACCCAGCCCTCACTCATACATCCCTCTGTCACCCTGTCCTCACCCATACATCCCTCTGTCACCCAGCCCTCACCCATACATCCCTCTGTCCCCATCCTCATAG